One part of the Phragmites australis chromosome 3, lpPhrAust1.1, whole genome shotgun sequence genome encodes these proteins:
- the LOC133913655 gene encoding zinc finger protein ZAT1-like → MKHSRDQEEVSLALSLSTDSSATSDSSAASAAAKRARRRGPVVATSGEGDFVCKTCARAFTSFQALGGHRTSHLRGRHGLELGVGAKALKQHKADKGARQRQHECPVCGLGFEMGQALGGHMRRHREEMSGADAADEWVWRSVSRPEEVGHAAEPPVLLELFA, encoded by the coding sequence ATGAAGCATTCGAGGGATCAGGAGGAGGTGTCGCTGGCGCTCTCCCTGAGCACGGACTCGTCGGCGACGTCGGACTCCTCGgcagcgtcggcggcggcgaagcGGGCGCGGCGGAGGGGCCCGGTGGTGGCGACGTCGGGGGAGGGGGACTTCGTCTGCAAGACCTGCGCCCGCGCCTTCACCTCCTTCCAGGCGCTCGGCGGGCACCGGACCAGCCACCTCCGCGGCCGCCACGGCCTCGAGCTCGGCGTCGGCGCTAAGGCGCTGAAGCAGCACAAGGCCGACAAGGGGGCGAGGCAGCGGCAGCACGAGTGCCCCGTCTGCGGGCTCGGGTTCGAGATGGGGCAGGCGCTGGGCGGGCACATGAGGAGGCACCGCGAGGAGATGAGCGGCGCCGACGCCGCAGACGAGTGGGTCTGGCGCAGCGTCTCACGCCCGGAGGAGGTCGGACACGCCGCCGAGCCACCAGTCTTGCTCGAGCTGTTTGCTTAG
- the LOC133913656 gene encoding zinc finger protein ZAT1-like, whose product MHTPNPTATQLLTTPRLIPASSPLVCLRSRVHQLPRLVSPFLSYMKHPRDAGEVTLSLSLSLGAGGLLERFKKPRRGEGAEDQFVCKTCSRAFASFQALGGHRTSHLRGRHGLALGMLAPAKAATKEEKPAAAASHRCPVCGLGFETGQALGGHMRRHREEATAAAQAPPVLLQLFV is encoded by the coding sequence ATGCACACGCCAAACCCAACAGCTACGCAGCTGCTAACTACTCCGAGATTAATCCCAGCTTCATCTCCATTGGTTTGCCTGCgatctagagttcaccagcttCCTCGACTGGTTTCTCCCTTTCTTTCGTACATGAAGCACCCGAGAGACGCCGGCGAGGTGACCCTCTCCCTCTCGCTGTCCCTAGGCGCCGGCGGCCTGCTCGAGCGCTTCAAGAAGCCGAGGCGCGGCGAGGGGGCGGAGGACCAGTTCGTGTGCAAGACGTGCAGCCGCGCGTTCGCGTCGTTCCAGGCGCTGGGCGGGCACCGCACCAGCCACCTGCGCGGCCGCCACGGCCTCGCGCTGGGGATGTTGGCGCCGGCCAAGGCTGCCACTAAGGAGGAGAAGCCGGCGGCCGCCGCGAGCCACCGGTGCCCTGTCTGCGGGCTCGGCTTCGAGACGGGACAGGCGCTCGGGGGACACATGCGCCGGCACCGCGAGGAGGCCACCGCCGCGGCCCAGGCGCCGCCCGTTCTCCTCCAGCTCTTCGTGTAG
- the LOC133913657 gene encoding actin-depolymerizing factor 3-like, producing MTTSGHPATVLKQMTYIGDTRTTRYKYSRACCDRSSLCRTTSIDLVPSAQIKSSRLGSNNMANAASGVAVSDECKARFQELRTARAHRFVVFKVDDSLQQVVVDKVGARDAGFEDLTASLPADDCRYAVYDHDFTVGDATAAGAAESPRSKIFFISWSPATANVKSKMVYASSNEGFKTELDGVQIDLQATEPSELTLQVLKDHVSS from the exons ATGACGACATCTGGCCATCCTGCTACAGTACTAAAGCAGATGACATATATAGGGGACACACGCACAACGAGATACAAGTACTCGCGAGCTTGTTGTGATCGCTCTTCCCTCTGTAGAACAACATCTATCGATCTTGTTCCATCAGCTCAAATCAAATCCTCCAGGCTCGGATCGAACAATATG GCGAACGCGGCGTCCGGGGTTGCGGTGAGCGACGAGTGCAAGGCCCGGTTCCAGGAGCTGCGCACGGCCCGCGCGCACCGCTTCGTGGTCTTCAAGGTCGACGACTCCCTGCAGCAGGTGGTGGTCGACAAGGTCGGCGCCCGCGACGCCGGCTTCGAGGACCTCACGGCCAGCCTCCCCGCCGACGACTGCCGCTACGCAGTCTACGACCACGACTTCACCGTCGGGGACGCCACCGCCGCAGGGGCCGCCGAGTCGCCACGCAGCAagatcttcttcatctcctG GTCTCCCGCGACGGCGAACGTGAAGAGCAAGATGGTGTACGCGAGCTCGAACGAGGGGTTCAAGACGGAGCTGGACGGCGTGCAGATCGACCTGCAGGCGACGGAGCCCAGCGAGCTGACCCTCCAAGTCCTCAAGGACCACGTCAGCTCCTAA
- the LOC133913659 gene encoding actin-depolymerizing factor 3-like has translation MANARSGVAVNDECMLKFNELQSKRQHRFITFKMDNQFKEIVVDQVGDRTTSYEDFTNSLPENDCRYAIYDFDFVTAEDVPKSRIFYILWSPSSAKVRSKMLYASSNQKFKSGLNGIQVELQATDASEISLDEIKDRAR, from the exons ATG GCAAATGCAAGATCAGGAGTTGCGGTGAATGACGAGTGCATGCTGAAGTTCAACGAGCTGCAGTCGAAGAGGCAGCACCGTTTCATAACTTTCAAGATGGACAATCAATTCAAGGAGATTGTTGTGGACCAGGTTGGGGATCGTACAACAAGCTATGAGGATTTCACAAACAGCCTACCTGAAAATGACTGCCGATACGCAATCTATGATTTCGACTTCGTTACTGCAGAGGATGTCCCAAAGAGCAGGATATTCTATATCCTATG GTCCCCATCCTCGGCTAAGGTAAGGAGCAAGATGCTGTACGCGAGCTCAAACCAAAAATTCAAGAGCGGGCTCAATGGCATTCAAGTGGAACTTCAGGCTACCGATGCTAGTGAAATCAGCCTTGATGAGATCAAGGATCGAGCACGCTAG
- the LOC133913658 gene encoding zinc finger protein GIS2-like translates to MSPSRSNSRSMSKSRSRSQSRSRSRSRSPHRRERLRSERAPRRSRSRSRSRSPFRRRERRGNRDLICKNCRRPGHFARDCPSAATCNNCNLPGHFAAECTSKTVCWNCKESGHIASECKNEALCHTCSKTGHLARDCPSSGYNAKLCNKCFRPGHIAVDCTNERACNNCRQPGHIARECKNEPVCNLCNVSGHVARSCPKTTTLSSEIQGGPFRDIFCRICGQPGHISRNCMATIICDTCGGRGHMSYECPSARIFDRGLRRF, encoded by the exons ATGAGTCCATCAAGGAGCAACAGCAGGAGCATGAGCAAGAGCAGGAGTAGGAGCCAAAGCCGCAGCCGGAGCAGGAGCCGCAGTCCTCATCGAAGAGAGAGGCTGCGCAGTGAACGTGCACCCCGTCGCAGTCgcagccggagccggagccggagcccaTTCCGTCGTAGAGAACGCCGTGGCAACAG GGATCTTATATGCAAGAACTGCCGGAGACCTGGCCACTTCGCTAGGGATTGCCCATCTGCTGCTACATGCAATAACTGTAATCTTCCAGG CCACTTCGCAGCAGAATGCACCTCAAAAACTGTTTGTTGGAACTGTAAGGAGTCTGGACACATTGCTAGTGAATGCAAGAATGAGGCCTTGTGCCACACCTGCAGCAAGACAGGTCATTTGGCACGCGATTGCCCTAGTTCAGGATATAATGCCAAGCTATGCAACAAATGTTTTAGGCCAGGCCACATTGCTGTCGACTGCACCAATGAACGGGCCTGCAACAACTGCCGTCAGCCTGGACACATAGCTCGGGAATGCAAAAATGAACCAGTTTGCAACCTGTGCAATGTCTCTGGCCATGTTGCCCGCAGCTGTCCAAAGACGACGACTCTGTCTTCGGAGATACAGGGTGGCCCCTTCCGAGATATCTTCTGCCGGATCTGCGGCCAGCCAGGGCACATTAGCCGCAATTGCATGGCAACCATCATCTGCGACACATGTGGTGGGAGGGGTCACATGTCGTATGAGTGCCCATCAGCCAGGATATTTGATCGGGGGCTCCGCAGGTTCTGA
- the LOC133913660 gene encoding uncharacterized protein LOC133913660, whose amino-acid sequence MANASKHLQPSSKAGNDKKYRGTLVASPAKAISPKWVKHIVPPKHLILSGDSIGHMASFLVKVVALEVVRRVSKARCPIIWNSVQALQILVYPPFSWIQRWTPLKFVVQGIQKLSMPLLFLSVTTTLSERSSRRDDEPSSNTERPETPSEANETESMSSTRDVADGTKDIVSENWLVLLFRELEKQGITLPERFTEDELHRFYIAANGDFPCLLSSVKKTIRWRETFHILTLQELDKWSHLVFWHGFDTMLRPCLVIRLGLACSSIPPRDRPCFGQAVVSQIDHGVVNLINKEDPRITVLLDCRGVSPFRFPMQMMRSFITVVQENYPNRLGVLFVVRLPPVVRVIAQTIIQVLKPSTKQKLRFEGDSYKKTLAEFLQVVPAFLGSKCSCSQCKKPRDSSSIQAGEGSKSQPRHISVDDGSPVTSFDFDEPDIPSPYSCENAIRAAIIGLLMVCIFIAFLAGMNDPTSLPSIV is encoded by the exons ATGGCCAATGCAAGCAAACACTTGCAGCCTTCAAGCAAAGCAGGAAATGATAAGAAGTACCGGGGCACATTGGTAGCTTCTCCAGCAAAAGCCATTTCACCCAAGTGGGTGAAGCACATTGTGCCACCAAAACACCTGATATTGAGTGGGGACTCGATAGGTCACATGGCATCGTTTTTGGTTAAGGTCGTTGCTCTTGAGGTAGTCAGAAGAGTTTCTAAAGCAAGATGTCCTATTATATGGAATTCTGTTCAAGCATTGCAAATTCTCGTGTATCCTCCGTTTAGCTGGATTCAACGATGGACACCACTCAAATTTGTTGTGCAAGGCATTCAG AAACTATCCATGCCACTGTTGTTTTTGTCTGTCACAACAACATTAAGTGAGCGATCTTCTAGGCGTGACGATGAACCGAGTAGCAATACAGAGCGTCCTGAGACACCTTCTGAAGCAAATGAAACAGAATCAATGTCCAGCACAAG GGATGTTGCTGATGGCACAAAGGATATTGTCTCAGAGAATTGGCTTGTGTTACTTTTCAGGGAACTTGAGAAACAAGGCATCACTTTGCCCGAGAG GTTCACTGAAGATGAACTACACAGATTTTACATCGCAGCAAATGGAGACTTTCCATGCTTGCTCTCTTCAGTTAAGAAAACAATTCGTTGGAGGGAAACATTCCACATACTTACATTGCAAGAACTTGATAAGTGGTCTCACTTAGTCTTTTGGCATGGATTTGACACTATGCTTCGGCCTTGTCTAGTAATCCGTCTTGGACTTGCATGCTCTAGTATACCCCCTCGTGACAGACCTTGCTTCGGGCAAGCAGTAG TTTCTCAAATTGACCATGGTGTTGTAAATTTGATCAATAAAGAAGATCCGAGAATTACTGTTTTGCTGGATTGTCGTGGAGTTTCTCCATTCAGATTTCCAATGCAAATGATGAGGTCATTTATCACTGTAGTTCAAGAAAACTACCCAAATCGTCTTGGGGTATTATTTGTTGTCCGCCTTCCTCCAGTTGTCAGAGTTATTGCACAGACAATTATTCAA GTCTTGAAACCATCTACAAAGCAGAAGTTGCGCTTCGAGGGAGATTCATACAAGAAGACATTGGCGGAGTTCTTGCAAGTTGTGCCAGCTTTTCTGGGCAGTAAATGCAGCTGCTCGCAATGCAAGAAGCCTCGTGATAGTTCATCAATCCAGGCAGGCGAAGGGAGCAAGAGCCAACCTCGCCATATCAGCGTTGATGATGGATCACCCGTCACAAGCTTCGACTTCGATGAGCCAGACATTCCGTCACCTTATAGCTGCGAGAACGCCATAAGGGCCGCAATAATTGGCCTGCTGATGGTGTGCATCTTCATCGCGTTCCTTGCAGGGATGAACGACCCAACATCCCTTCCATCCATTGTGTGA